The genomic DNA AAGAGAGCCAGGTGCTGTGGCTGAAGGTGTGCGCCATGTGCGGCACCAGCGGGTGATGGGCTGCCTCTCTTTGGCTGCTGTAAGGTGGCTGGCTTCGCTCATGTGAGTAGGGCAGGGATTGTGGCAGAGGCGTGGTTGGCACAGCATCCTCTGTCCTACCACCGCCTCGGTGGGCTACTGCCCAACTCCGCACAGCCTCCCCTAAGAGCATTAGGGAGGTGTAAGTCCTTCTCACTGCATCTCCTGGTCTCATGGGTGAGGGACACACGTGCCATGAAGGCAGCAGCCATGCGTACCCCTGGCTCCAGAGTCCCGGCCAACGTGGGggttcctcccctctccctggcAGGGAGGTCTCCCCAGCTGGTGGGCACAGAGCGGGCTGAGACCTGGCAGCTCTGGGGCCTCTTAGTCCCCACATCAGCTGCAAATGCCAGGGAAAGGCAAGCAAGGTGCGGAGACACGGCTAGGTCCCGGTGGCATCTGCACGGCTTCCCAGCCAGCAGGATGGGGTCCCCGTGAGGCAGCCTGTGGCTCCATCTAGTGCCCAtgccagcccggcccgggccaGCCCTGCACCCACCGCTGGGCAGATGGGCCAAATCAGAGCCCCCGGCAGCCGGCGAGGGCACCCTGGCCGGGGACAGCCACCCCCGGGAGCCCGCTCCCTGCTCCCGGGCTGGCAGGGACCTGTGCCCGCCAGCCTGCACCCCTCCGTCCTCCCCCACGGCGGGACGGCCCGGGCAAAGCGCTGAGTCACCCCAGCTGTCCCCTCCCGCTGTCCCCTCCCGCTGTCCCCTCCCGCTGGCCCCTCCGGCGGGGACCGGCCGGGCAGCTGACTCGGCGGGAGGCCAGGGGCCAGCGgagcccgggggctgccccggggcggTGGCCGTGCCCCGGCGTGCCCGCAGCACTGACTGCACCACCGGGGCCAGCGAGCGAGGTCAGTGCCGCCCCGGCCGGTgccgccccggggagcggggagagccGGAGCGGAGCTCCGGGTCCCAGAGGCAGACCCTGCGGGCGCCCCCACCGCCGCCCGGTTTCTCCCGCAGCGCCCTGGAGGGTCCCTCGCgacccggccccgctccccgccccccgggAGGCTcgcccagggctggggggcggcggggcgcagCGGGGCTGGAGCCTCCCGCCAGGCCCCTcccgggctgcggggccggggaagcggggcgggggcgggggccgggcaCCGGCAAAGCCCCGCTCCGCGCTCGAGCACGCCTCCCTATGACCTCACCCGCTTGAAAGGCGAGCGCCTGACGTCACGAGGCGACGGCGCCGCGGTTGGCTGCAGCCGCCGCTCGTCGGCCAGCGGAGCCCGCCTCCAGGCCCCGCGGCGGCCCGGGCGGGGGGGACGTGCGACGCCGGCCGcgggcggcccggggcgggcggggagggctCGGCGGTGGCACTCAGGTGGGCGCCGGgtcggggaggggggcggggggcgtgcggggggagcggggcgccggggggcgccggggggcCGTGGCGCACCGGGGGAGCGGCGcacggggggagcggggccgggccggtgCGGTCCCTTCCCGGGCTGCcgcccccgcccctcccggtGGCCTCGATCCGCTGGCCGCAGCCCCGCCGGTGGCGGCGAGGGGGGCGGGACGGAAACTtccagcagcagcggcgggCCGGGCAGACCCGGCAGCGCCGTGTTTAcagccgggccgggggggggcggtccccggcggcaccgccccgccgcgctcccaGTGCCGTACTGGTGCCGGTGCCAGCGCCGCCCTCCCCGTCAGCTGATGCACCCGGGCAGCGCGGGCGGGGGGCGAGTAcgtgtgtgtgggggggtcgGCACCCCGGGgttcggggtggggggggtctggggaggCGGCATCCCGCTCCCGTCCCCGATCCGGAGGGGGTCGGCCGGTTGAAGTGCCCCGGAGtgccccgggccggggcgggtCCCCGCTGAGCCCTTAATCCGCTCCCGCCGCTAAGCACCTTAGGCTGCTCCcgctgcttccccccccccgctgccccagGACAGAGCCCCCCGGgggggacgggaggggagctgggggggagcggggcagacATCGAGGATCCCTGTCCCCTTGCTTGGGCAAGTTGGGGTGAtgcaggtgggatgggggtgcGGCAGCAGCAAGGGGTCCCCggctggggctgtgcctgcATCCCGGTGGCCGAGGcgcaggcagggtgctgggaaGCCGTGTGCAGGGTTGCTACTGAGCCGCTGTCGGGGGGACCTGTGGGGTGGccggggtgcctggggagggcagggcagcccgCCCTTGCTCTCTCGCACCCGGCGCTGCCAGGGTGTGCCTGCAGACCCCCTGACATTGCCTTTCCCCCCCACGGTGACCCCGCGGGACAGCCGCACGTCATGGTGGACTACTACGAAGCACTGGGGGTGAGCCGCAATGCCACCGCTGAGGACATCAAGAAGGCGTAAGTGCGTGGCAGGTGTGACCCTGCTCCCCCGGGCAGAGCAGCCCGagccacccacccccccacccccgccctGCGCCAGGGCCGGTGGGGACAGGGCCCAGCTCCAGAGGTGACAATCCagcctttgtttcctttgtgcGGAGGCCAGAGTGGGGCCGGGCTTCGTTGCCGCACAAAGGCATCTCTTGGTGGGGTTTGGTCTCTTTGTCCCTGCTCTCAGCCCGGGACTGGGGATGGAGGCGGAAGGTGGGTCCCGCTGGTGTTTGGAGGCATCCCTTCTCTCTGCTGGAGGATACGGGGATAGCAGAGGGCTGGGGCGCGTGGGCTCTGCTGGCATCAGGGTCAGGGTGCTGGAGCTCGCGGGGTGAGGAGCAGCGTGTCCCCCGGCACAGGGACCAGGCCCCGTTGGCAGGTCCCGTGCTGCACCCCGGGCACTGCTGGGGAGCCCCGGAGGCGGACAGAGCCTCCCGCAGCTCCCACCTGGCACCTGCCGAGGTCATGCTGCTCTCACTGGGGAGAGGCATCACCCAGGGGGAATAGGTGCGGACTTGGGGCTTgcctggggggcagaggttCGTAAGAGTGGATGAGAGAAGCTGGTCAGCCTGGGTTAAGCTCAGCTAGTTGCGGGTGGGAGGAAAGGGCTGCTTGTGCTCAGCTGGCCCCAGAAGCGCCCCAGCAACCCCTGGTCCATGCACACCCACGGCGGAGCCCCGGAAGGCTCCGGAGCAAACCTGTGAGCATCAACCAGAgagggcagctggggcaggcaCAGGCTGCGCTGCTGGGGTCATGCTGCAAATGCCTGGGAGGCAGAACCAGTCCAGGAAGCTCACCTTTGATGCCTGAGGCTGTAGGGCGCTGGGTGAAGCGGGCTTGGGATGCCCCTGTGCACAGGGTCGGACGTGTGTGTTCAGAGGGGGTTCGCTGACATGGGAGCCCCCGCCACCCGAGGGCTGCTGCGTGCCCATCGCTGCCCGTCTGTGCAGGTACAGGAAGGCCGCGCTGAAATGGCACCCGGATAAAAACCCAGACAACAAGGAGTATGCcgagcagagattcaaggagATCGCTGAGGCGTACGAAGTGTTGTCGGACAGTAAGAGGCCACAGTGCTGTCTCGCGTGTGTCCCCCGGCCCTTGGGGCAGCTCACCCTGGGGtgtcctgctgctgggctcACCCAGGTGGCATCCCTGGACGTCCCCGGGAGGTAGCGGGTCCCTTCAGGTTTACTGCCCGGCTTGTGGGGCTTGGTTGCCTCCCCACGTATCCCCCAAAACGGCTCTTGGTAGAGATGCTGGGATGCTGGCCTCCAGGATGAGGTCTCCCCAGCGGGGCTGAGGCTTGCGCATCCTTGCTCGATGCCCCGACTTGGGTTTAGGAGCAGTGCCAGCGCCACCCCGCTCCTCTTGCTCCCTGCTGTTCTGCACCTCTCTTGGCTGGGGGAAGTGTCGGTGCTCCTGCCCACACCTAGCAGCCggcttccccacagccccttctcttctccttccagaGCAGAAGCGCGATGTCTATGACCGTTATGGCAAGGATGGGCTCATGGGGGCAGGTGAGTGGGCAGGCGGGGCTGTGGGGGGTTAGTGCAGCCCTGGATACGGCCCCATCTGAAGACCTGGTGTGGGTCTGCACCCTCTGGGGCTCCCCGCCCTTCGGGGAGTTCACATGCAGAGCTCCACTTAACTCTGAGCCTTTTCCCTCCAGCAGGACCGGGGGGCTCCAGGGCTGATGCCGGGGCACCTGAATTCACCTTCACCTTCCGCAGCGCTCACGACGTCTTTCGGGAGTTCTTTGGCGGGCGAGACCCCTTCGCCGAATTCTTTGGTGcgtgcagggcaggaggggctgggggccggcTCTGGGGCACCTCTCTGGCCCTGGGGCAGCCACTGGGCTTGGGAACGGCGTGCGTGGCTGGTCCTGGGAGGGTGTTCCCCATGGCAGTGCTCTGCTTCTGGCTCACCAAGCTGTGGGGGTGATGCTGACGGGGGGTCCCTGCCTTCCAGACGAGATGCTGCCCTTCTCCGAGCTGCGAGGACCTGGTCTGCGGCACCACGGGGGAAGCCACTTCTTTTCCGCCTTCCCAGGATCCTCAGGTAGGAGATGCTGCCAGCCCCTACCCAGCAGGGGGGTCCTGGGACACCGCGTTCCCCTGCCCAGGATCCATCCCCTGCCTTCCTCGTGCCCCACACCTTGGCACCGGCCTTGTTGCTCCCTTCTCCAGATTTCTTCGCCTCGTCCTTCAGCTCCGGGGCTGACGCAGGGCTGGGCTTCCGCTCCGTCTCCACCTCCACCACCTTCGTTAACGGCAGGCGCATCACCACCAAGCGGTGAGGGCAGCGCCGGCCCACCTCGCCCCCGGGGACCCCGCTCATCGGCAGGCCTCGGACCTTGCAGCTTGCCACTGGGATACTCTGGCTGCCTGGCCCTTGACcgtccatctgtctgtctgcaggATTATTGAGAACGGGCGGGAGCGGGTGGAAGTGGAGGAGGACGGGGAGCTGAAGTCAATCCACATTGATGGTGAGAAGTGGCACTGCAGACCGACTTGTTGCGGACTGGCAGGGCCACCTCCCAGTGCCCTTTCCCTTTGGGGACACCTCTCCTTTGGggacccttctcctcctttggGGTGGCAGGGGGGTGCTGCATCCAAccctctgccagctctgggGAGCTGGAGCGGATGTGACCCCGTCCCCTGCCCTTGTCCCCACAGGCGTCCCCGATGACATGGCActggggctggagctgagcCGGCGGGAGCAGCAAGCCTTCCCCAGCCCGCGGCCCCCCTCGCCCCCGCCGCCCACCCCGCACCAGCCCCCGAGCTCCTCGCCCGTCTGCCTCTACACAGACAGCGAGGACGAGGACGAGGACTTGCAGCTGGCCATGGCCTACAGCCTCTCCGAGATGGAGGCCGCGGGGCACCACCGAGCAGGTGGGCACAGCCCCGGCGCCCCGCTGGCACCAGGGGACAGCTCTGGCACCCCGTCTTCCACCCGCAGAGCCCGCGGTCCCCGGGGGGGGCCAGAGCAGGAGCCGCCGGGGGCCGGCAGCCCCACCGCGGTGGGGCACGAACCTGCCCCCAAAGCGAAGCAGTGGCACTGCCCCCTGTTCTGAGCGTGGGGCTGGGGTTGTGCCCTCcccgtggggcagggagagaaaaggggggtgggggtcCACTGCGTGGGGCTCGGCTCCTGCCTCCCCTAGCAAGGGAGGGGttctctcctgccctgcccccttgctgctgctggggtggggggggtggctggtggcaccccggggtgggggtgggcTGCCAGAGTTGGGGGTTGTGGCTGGAAGAGGGGCCCTTGGTGGGGTCCCTGGAAGAGgggcagctccctgccctggctcctgGAAGTGCGGGGTGCGCAGgggcaggcgtgccctggctCTGCCGGCTGCtctttccctgcctgccctgcagaTGGGCAGGGGCTCCAGCCGGTGcctccctggctgctgcctgcccctgcccaggctggggaggACTGGGTCGGGCTCTCCCTCCTCGCAAGGAGGAGTGCGCATGTGGGCTCTGCTTGGTGCCTTGTGTCTGTCTCTCCCCTCTGGATGCTGTCGCTCCTGCCTGTAccccctcttccttttcctctgtcccCCCATCGCAGACCTCCCCCCCTTCCCTATGCCTTGCACACCCTGCAGGGCACTGTCCCTCCCCGCTTCCCGCAGCAGCAGTGACCCTCAGTGATGCTCACAGGCATTCCCACCCTCGCCTTTGCCTGTGCTCCTGCCTtggctctcctcctcctgggaccttcctccctccctccctgcctctccccagccctgggccgAGGAGGGTTTCACGGATGCTGTTGTGTCCCCCCTCCGCTTGTCTCCCCAGGTGTGTTCTGAGGCCACTGCACCCGGGGACCGCGCACACCCGCTCGCCCGTGGAGCCTCTCCCAGCCAGGACTCTGCTTTGTCCCTGCACGGCcaccccctgccacccccttccccagcaccctctGGCTCCGTAGGAtgcggtgggggggcggggggctggggagcaTGACAGGGCTTATGGCCGAGCAATacctgggggctgggggggggtgcccagagggagggagaggccCCAGGCATCACGAAGTGGTGaggagggtggtggtgggggggctgGACAGGGGTTGCTGTAGATTAGGCTGCaggggtgctggcagcaggcagtgagGGGGGGCAAGGCTGGGCTCAGCCAGGggggctgggctctgccccctcctcgctgcagcccccccccccccaacccccttCTGCTGACAGCCATCAATAAACTTGTTTGCAGtagctgctggctgcagggtgtctctgggctggggggctgcagggtcctcccttctctgcctttgGAGGGGGCAGTCCCTGCTGTGCTGATCGGGCTGTGCtcctgcagggatggggggaggaTGTGGGGGGGCTCCCTGTGCCCctccatacacacacacagaggccaGACCTAGCTGCAGCTGCACGAACGCGACACGAGAACTTTATTCACATCAAGatacaaaattatatttctctAGAAATTTCTCTTCTGCTCAAGTGATGAGGTGGGGAGCACACGGAGGGGACAGGCCAGGCCCCTCTGCACCCAGTGCTCCTCCTCTGGGGGGGACCCTTGCCTAACCCCTGCCCCCTACTCTGGTGCAGAGAGGGAGGGCTGATGCAGGACTGCCAGGTTGGGgtgcaggagagcagctggggggGCCCCGCAGCCAACTCCCAGCAGCATCACCTGGTTCCCTCTTCCACGGGGGAGCAGGGACACAAGCCCAGTCCCCTCTGCAGTGGCAGCGGGTGCGAGGGGGCTCTGTGCACTGCCTGCAGAGGGGCTGAGCCATGTgtccctggggagaggggcagggggggctggggaagggagaacagaaccagcagcacagacagcatTTTATGGGGGGAGCAGCCCCATGGACAGGGCAAGAAGAGCGCACAAAGccggggggacatggggggagaCGAGAGGGGAGGGCTCCTCGTCATCACTGCGGTAGCGCCTTCAGGATGGCGTTCACTTCCTCAGCCACAGCCGTCAGCGCAAACTCAAACTGGTCCTaggggagcagaggagaggggcaTGAGGGTCTCCACTGGCCCGGGGGGCCGTGCGTccgcagggagggaggggatcCCCGGTTTGGGTGCGTACCTTCGTCTGCACCATGCCAGGCCGCTGGTCTCGGATGTGCTCCAGCGTAGCAGCTATGTCTATCTCCTTCACCCCTGGGACAGAGGGGGAGAAGGGTGTTAGGAGAGAGGCCACGGGCCGAGCACACGGCCCCTCACCGCCCCCAGGGACGGGACAGAAGCGGTGCTGCCCCACACCTACCTTTGGCCATTCTGTTCAGGACCATGTCGACGAGGATGTATGTCCCGGTCCTGCCTGCACCGTCACTGCAAGACGCAGACACTTGGACCAGGGGGACGGGCTCCCGGGACTAGTCCTGGTCAGCAGGTCCCAGTCTAGCAGCCCCCCCAAGCCTGtgccccccctccagccccagcagtACCTGCAGTGCACGATAATAGGGCAGGAGCGACCCCGATAGCACTTGTTCACCTTCCTGCAAGGACAAGAGGGAGCAGGTCAGTGCCCTGCCATGCTGGGGACAAGGCTGTGCTAGGTGCCCCTTGCTGTTCTGAGCCAGGGGGCAGCGGGCACCCCACAATGTGGCCATGGCAGTCCGGCACATggctcctcctgcctccccagcagTGCCGGGCACGGGACAGGGACCGCAGGTGGaaaggggctggggcagggagagaaggcCGGCTCCTTGggtgcccagcccagggaggggagcagcagcaggaccccCGAGGGAGCAGCTCTGGTCCGGTGGGGCGCGAAGCTGGGGGCCAGGCGCCGGCGGGGCTCCCGGCATGCTCCATGCAGCAGGCACGGCTGCCAACGATCACTTTTGTGACTATGCAACTGGAGCCAGATTACTAGCTGCAAATCACAAAAATGACGGCGGCAGCTGCGAGAGAGacagggacagacagacagacagagcgTGAGCGGGGTGGAGAGAAGGGCGATGTGCTCGGGGACCCCCCACTGCCCTAAGCAGGGGCCCTGGCCTCACAGGGCCTGGGGACAGTGACCAACCAGTCCCCAGCAGGAGCCCAATGCCACCCAGGGACCCCGAGAGCCCAGCAGGCAGTGCCTGCAAACCTCCCGGGCACAGTCCCGGCCCCACAGGCCTCTCTGGGCTAGCTGGGGACCCGCCACTGGCTGTAGGGAATGAGGAGCAATAGGCCACAGCTGTTCAAGGCTGGATCCAGGGGTTTTCTCTTGCACCCATGACTGTGGGGAGGGTGCCAGGTGGTGTTgtcccccatcccagctcccGGGAAGAGCATCTTCCCACCTCCCCACGAAGGCTGGAGAGCACCAGCAACCTCAGCTGATGGCTTCTTGCCCACTCAGGTCTGCCAAGCTTCATCCcaagctggccagagcctgGTTCTTCTGCTCCTCCCCATGCATAGCAGCCCCACATCTCCACCAGCTGGTCCATGCCACAGCCCTGACCCTCATCACACCGGCAGCAATGTCCTTGCCCCTCAGTCCCCTGCGGGCTGGGGCCACCGCCGGCTCCCCGGGGGCTGGCACCGGCGAAGGGTGGGCACTCACCTGCGGAAGTCAAGGAGGGGccgggtggtggtggggatgcCCTCGGCCGGCCAGCTGAGGAAGTGGAACTGCGTCAGGGTGCGGGTCTCCTGCGACTGCACGTTCTTCAGGTAGAAGCTGCGCACCAGGAAATCCTCGCACCAGATGTGCTCTGACACCAGGTTCACCTGCCCGAGAGAGGCAGTCAGGAGGCGTCAGCACCGGGCAGGGGGGCTGCGCTCAGAAGGACGAGGACGGGGGCTGGAGGATGCTCCTTGCCCCGAGCTACTGGCCACACTTGCCTCGTAGATGTGGTAGAGAGAGGAGCCTTCGTCTGGCCAGTAGCGGTCACACTGCTTGACGCTGTCCTCTGCCAGCGGGCTCAGCATGACGATGACGGTGCAGCCGTGCTCCCACACCATCTGCAGGCAAGGCACAGCAGGTGTCACCGCTGGGCGACAGCCCAGGCAGGAGGGCGGCCGAGCTGCTGTGACCCGTCTGGTGGGTAGCACCCAGAGGGACCCCGACAGGCTGGCACAGCCAGGTGACGCTCACCTGCCAGAAGTCAGCGATGGTGTGGGACAGCGGCCCCTGCGTAGCGATGTACGCTGGCATCCGTGGGTCGTGCTCGATCTGGAGCAGGAAACGGGGTGTCAAGACTCTGCACTCTCCGGCCAGGGGTCAGGGACactgggaggagcagggggatACCCCAGGGATGatggagggctggggagggagctttGGGTGCCCCAGCCAGGAGGTAAATGGATTTTAACTACATCTGAGCAATGGGACAGACACGTTGCTCACATCCGTAGCCCACAGGGATGTGAGCTCGGTCCGGCTCCATCCCAGAGCGGGAGCCTCGCCTGGGCTGAGCGCATCACGGAGCGGgatggcagggcaggagccccTGGTGATCACTCACGATCGGACTGGCATTGATGAAGTCGCTGCGGGATGGGTTGCTCTCGGCTTTCAGCTTGATCCGCACATGGTCATCTGGGGAAACAGAGGCAGGGGAGGTGGTGAGCACCTGGGGGAGCCGGGGACAAAGCCACACCTTGGCCCTAAGCATCCCCGTGCCCCATACCACCCTCCTGCCATGGCCCTGGGAGCCggtccccagggcagggcagctgggatgctcacagggcacatAGTCAGGGTTGCGGTTCTTCTTCAGGTTGGCTTCGCTCTGGGCAACGGAGCAGACACTGGGCTCAGCCTGGTAGGCGCAGAGAGCCTGCCACTCCTTGGCCAGCCGGTCCCGGTTGCGGAGGTGGTCCTCCATGTaggcctggggcagaggggcaggggtCAACCTGGCAGCCAGGGGTATGCGGGGGGCCAGGGAGGAGGGCTTCCACCCTGCTGGGCTGGCTCACCAGGATCATGTGTCCAGTGGAGATGTCCATGTTGGACTGGACGGGCTCCTCGCACCAGGAGGgtgtgctgctgtgggagctggggctg from Gavia stellata isolate bGavSte3 chromosome 8, bGavSte3.hap2, whole genome shotgun sequence includes the following:
- the DNAJB2 gene encoding dnaJ homolog subfamily B member 2 isoform X2: MVDYYEALGVSRNATAEDIKKAYRKAALKWHPDKNPDNKEYAEQRFKEIAEAYEVLSDKQKRDVYDRYGKDGLMGAGPGGSRADAGAPEFTFTFRSAHDVFREFFGGRDPFAEFFDEMLPFSELRGPGLRHHGGSHFFSAFPGSSDFFASSFSSGADAGLGFRSVSTSTTFVNGRRITTKRIIENGRERVEVEEDGELKSIHIDGVPDDMALGLELSRREQQAFPSPRPPSPPPPTPHQPPSSSPVCLYTDSEDEDEDLQLAMAYSLSEMEAAGHHRAGVF
- the DNAJB2 gene encoding dnaJ homolog subfamily B member 2 isoform X1 translates to MVDYYEALGVSRNATAEDIKKAYRKAALKWHPDKNPDNKEYAEQRFKEIAEAYEVLSDKQKRDVYDRYGKDGLMGAAGPGGSRADAGAPEFTFTFRSAHDVFREFFGGRDPFAEFFDEMLPFSELRGPGLRHHGGSHFFSAFPGSSDFFASSFSSGADAGLGFRSVSTSTTFVNGRRITTKRIIENGRERVEVEEDGELKSIHIDGVPDDMALGLELSRREQQAFPSPRPPSPPPPTPHQPPSSSPVCLYTDSEDEDEDLQLAMAYSLSEMEAAGHHRAGVF